Part of the uncultured Umboniibacter sp. genome, AACCGTTTTTTCAGGGACTTTCCTGCCCCAACGTGCTGCTCATATACGCGTTTAGTCTCGGCCAACAGTAACGCATCCATATTGTCGATATCAAAGCCACTACTAAAGCCTTCGCACAGCGGATCAATGTGGATTTTCGCAGCCAGATATAAGTGAGCCATCAGCTCACGAACATCTTCTGTCCCCATCGAGATCCGAATGGTCGTGGGATAAATATTGGCATCAGCCAATGCACCACCGGACAGCTCAGAATGAGAAGTTAGCGCCGGGCATAGAACTAGAGTATTCGTTTGGCCAATACTCACCTGATGACTAAAACAAGGCTCCAGTGCATCAAAAAAGCGCTTAAACGCTGCCACATCTACGTTCGCATTCTCAAAATCGACGGTAAACAGAGGTGAAGGCAACCCAAGATAATGACTGTCTAAAAGTTGTTGGTGGTTAGGATGAGCCGGCACGGCATTGGAATTCACCCGCACCATTGGGTTTGACGCTAAGAACGCGGTAAACACCCGGGTAGCAATGCCCTTATGAAGCATGCGTTGCTCCAGCGTCTTCATTCCGCTCATTACCTCCGCCGCTTTATCGGCATCAAGGAAGGCGCCTTTGATGTAATAGACGTCCCAAAACATGGTATCCGACCACTTAACTCCGTTAATGGTTTCGCCCTTGGGCATAAACATGGTCTCGATCTTGCCAATCACAACCCCCGCGGTGGTAGAGCCGCCACCTGATAGATCCTTGGTGTAGCTATGCACCACATAATCGGGCCTTTCATCGGGGTTCGTCCGCTGTAGCGGTTGGTGTAAAAAGGGTGTTGCCAAGGTTGAATCTAGAATCACGCAGTGACCTTCACGATGGGAGATCGCACAGATGTTCGGCACATCTAACACGTAGCCGTGGGGGTTGCAGGGCGACTCGAGATACACATGCAGCTTTGCCTGCTGCAGTCGATCAGCATGGCGCACCTTCACGTCATGCAAGAAGGCCTCGAAACTCGAGGCATCCAGCTCGTCAAACCACTCGATCTGAATATCCAAGCGTTGGCGCTGAGCAAAATAGTCCACCAGCAGTTGGTGCACGCCGCCATACACATTACGCGATACAATCAACACATCGCCGAGGCGTAACTTATTACTCAAAATACCGTCAATGGCGGCCATCCCGGAATTATAGTTCCAAGCCAAATATTCCTGAGTAAACGGGCCTGCCTCTAAATCAACAATAGCATTGGCCAGCGCGATGGAGGTTGGGTTGAGCAGGCGACTATAAATTTGGTGCGTTGGTTCTCTACCCGTAAAGGCATCATCTACCCACTCGGTACAGGCATAAATATAGGTTGCCGTTTTAACAACCACCGGGGTTGCAGAAAAGAGCGCGGGAACATTGTCGAAAATGGGATAGCTACCCTTCGAAAGCTGTGTAGCAGGACCGAAGTCAAACTGCTGATAGACGGAGCGAAACGGGTTTTGAAGGTTATCCAGCAGTTTCGCCATTTGAAAGGCGAGGAATTTTTTAGCATTGAAGTAACGAATTCGATCACTCTGATCTAGCGCAGGCAGGGTTGCGGTAGTCACATCCCAAAGCGACTGTAAGTTGCCCTGAGCCTTATAAAGATTATTCGTGGTGGCGATCAGCGCCTCACCATATTCGCTGTTCGGGTCAATACCAAAGTGCTGTAACTGTTCCCGAGCAAGCTCTAGGGCCGACTGAGCATGGCTGGTCTTGCGCAGCGGGGAGAGGTTCTTCATTGCCGATAGATTCTTATCGCTCATAGCTATACCTTATTTTTATTCTATTTATAGTA contains:
- a CDS encoding PLP-dependent transferase, giving the protein MSDKNLSAMKNLSPLRKTSHAQSALELAREQLQHFGIDPNSEYGEALIATTNNLYKAQGNLQSLWDVTTATLPALDQSDRIRYFNAKKFLAFQMAKLLDNLQNPFRSVYQQFDFGPATQLSKGSYPIFDNVPALFSATPVVVKTATYIYACTEWVDDAFTGREPTHQIYSRLLNPTSIALANAIVDLEAGPFTQEYLAWNYNSGMAAIDGILSNKLRLGDVLIVSRNVYGGVHQLLVDYFAQRQRLDIQIEWFDELDASSFEAFLHDVKVRHADRLQQAKLHVYLESPCNPHGYVLDVPNICAISHREGHCVILDSTLATPFLHQPLQRTNPDERPDYVVHSYTKDLSGGGSTTAGVVIGKIETMFMPKGETINGVKWSDTMFWDVYYIKGAFLDADKAAEVMSGMKTLEQRMLHKGIATRVFTAFLASNPMVRVNSNAVPAHPNHQQLLDSHYLGLPSPLFTVDFENANVDVAAFKRFFDALEPCFSHQVSIGQTNTLVLCPALTSHSELSGGALADANIYPTTIRISMGTEDVRELMAHLYLAAKIHIDPLCEGFSSGFDIDNMDALLLAETKRVYEQHVGAGKSLKKRLA